In the genome of Camelus bactrianus isolate YW-2024 breed Bactrian camel chromosome 18, ASM4877302v1, whole genome shotgun sequence, the window GAGCTGGCACCCAGATCTCCAACAAGACAAGATAGAAGTGAATTGTCAGCAAGTCCTAGGCTGAAATCTGGAATGTCTCCTGAGCAGAGTAGGTCTCAGTCTGACTCTTCCCCATATCCTGCAATGGACTCTAAGTCTCTTCTGGGGCAGAGTAGATTGGAGCCTTCTGAATCTAAAGAGAATGCTGGCTTACTCCTTCAGGAAGATGTTACTGCATCATCTCCAAGACCAAAAGACAAATTGAGTCCTCTTTTGGTGCAGGATAGGCCTGAGTCCTCACCAGTACTCAAAGACACCCCTAGAACACAATCAAGGGAAAGTGGTGGTGTTGGGTCATCTCCAGATACAAGAGACCAAAGTAGTGCTTTAGCTAAGCCAAGCCAAGATGAGGAATTAATGGAGGTGGTAGAGAAATCTGAAGAATCATCAAATCAGGTCCTGCCCCATTTGTCTCCAGAACTTAAAGAAATGGCTAGAAGTAACTTTGAATCATCTCCTGAAATAGAAGAAAGGCCTGCTGTGTCTTTGACTCTTGACCAAAGCCAGTCGCAGGTGGCTTTGGAAGAAGTCCCTGCAGTGGCCTCAACTTGGAGTGGGCCACATTTTTCTCCAGAACGTAAAGAACTGTCTAACTCCCCTCCCAGGGAGAATAGCTTTGGATCACCTTTAGAATTTAAAAACTCAGGTCCTGTTGCAGAAATGAATACTGGATTTTCTCCTGAGGTTAAAGAAGATTTGCATGGACCTTTTCCTAATCAGCTAGAGACAGAACCATCTCTAGACATGAAAGAACAATCAACAAGGTCCTCCAGACACAGCAGTTCTGAGTTATCCCCAGATGCAGTGGAAAAAGCAGGAATGTCCTCAAATCAAAGTGTTTCGTCGCCAGTGCTTGATGCTATACCCAGAACACCCTCAAGGGAAAGAAGTACTTCTGCATCTTCTCCTGAACTGAAAGATGGTTTACCCAGAACCCCCTCAAGGAGAAGCAGGTCTGGGTCTTCCCCAGGCCTTAGAGATGGGTCTGGGACTCCATCAAGGCACAGCTTATCTGGGTCCTCTCCTGGAATGAAAGATATACCTAGAACACCATCCAGGGGAAGAAGTGAATGTGATTCCTCTCCAGAACCAAAGGCTTTGCCTCAGACTCCTAGGCCAAGGAGTCGTTCTCCATCATCCCCAGAACTCAACAACAAGTGTCTTACCCCCCAGAGAGAAAGAAGTGGTTCAGAATCATCAGTTGAACAAAAGACTGTGGTTAGGACTCCTCTTGGGCAGAGACGTCTGTCTGGATCTTCTCAAGAACTTGATGGGAAACCCAGTGCATCCCCTCAGGAGGGAAGTGAATCAGACTCTTCCCCAGATTCTAAAGCTAAGACACGAGTGCCACTTAGACAGAGGAGTCGCTCAGTATCATCTCCAGAGGTTGACAGCAAATCCCGGCCTTCTCCTCAGCATAGTAGGTCTGGCTCATCCCCTGAAGTTAAAGATAAGCCAAGAGCAGCACCCAGGGCACAGAGTGGTTCTGATTCCTCTCCTGAACACAAGGTTCCTGACCCTCGGGTCCTTCCTAGACGAAGCAGATCTGGTTCATCAAGCAAAGGCAGAGGCCCTTCTCCTGAAGGAAGCAGCAGTTCTGAGTCCTCTCCAGAACACCTTCCCAAATCCAGAACTGCTAGAAGAAGCTCTAGGTTGTCACCAGAGCCCAAGACCAAGTCTCGCACTCCACCTCGCCGTCGCAGCTCTCGATCATCTCCTGAGCTGACTAGGAAGACCAGACTCTCCCGTAGAAGCCGCTCTGCATCGTCCTCACCAGAGACTCGCTCTAGAACTCCCCCAAGACGCCGAAGGAGTCCTTCAGTTTCTTCCCCAGAGCCAGCGGAAAAGTCGAGATCCTCACGCCGGCGCCGTTCAGCTTCATCTCCACGCACAAAGACAACTTCAAGGAGAGGCCGTTCTCCTTCACCAAAGCCTCGAGGGCTCCAGAGGTCCCGTTCCCGCTCAAGGAGGGAGAAAACCAGAACAACCCGACGTCGAGATAGGTCCGGATCTTCTCAGTCAACCTCTCGGAGAAGACAGCGGAGCCGGTCAAGGTCTCGGGTAACTCGGCGCCGTAGGGGAGGCTCTGGTTACCATTCAAGGTCTCCTGCCCGGCAGGAGAGTTCCCGAACCTCCTCTCGACGTCGAAGAGGCCGCTCTCGGACACCCCCAACCAGTCGGAAGCGGTCCCGCTCACGTACATCACCAGCCCCGTGGAAACGCTCCAGGTCTCGGGCCTCTCCAGCCACTCACCGGCGATCAAGGTCCAGAACACCTCTGGTCAGCCGACGTAGGTCCAGGTCTCGGACTTCACCAGTCAGTAGGAGACGATCAAGGTCCAGGACCTCAGTGACAAGAAGAAGATCTCGATCAAGAGCTTCCCCAGTGAGTCGAAGGCGATCCAGGTCCAGAACACCACCAGTAACACGCCGTCGTTCAAGGTCCAGAACACCGACTCGCCGGCGCTCCCGTTCTAGAACTCCACCAGTGACTCGGAGAAGGTCCAGATCTAGGACTCCACCAGTAACCAGGAGGCGATCTCGAAGCAGAACCTCTCCTATCACTCGCAGAAGATCGAGATCTAGAACGTCCCCAGTCACCCGCAGGAGATCAAGATCTCGCACATCTCCAGTAACTCGAAGGCGATCCCGCTCTCGAACCTCTCCAGTGACACGCCGCCGATCTAGGTCCCGAACACCTCCAGCTATTCGGCGCCGCTCTAGGTCTCGAACCCCACTGTTGCCACGCAAGCGTTCACGGAGTCGCTCTCCGCTTGCTATTCGCCGCCGTTCTAGATCCCGTACTCCGCGAACAACTCGGGGCAAACGGTCCTTAACAAGATCTCCTCCAGCTATCCGCAGGCGTTCTGCATCTGGAAGTAGTTCTGATCGCTCACGTTCTGCTACTCCTCCAGCAACAAGAAATCATTCTGGTTCTCGAACGCCCCCGGTAGCACTCAATAGCTCCAGAATGAGCTG includes:
- the LOC141573962 gene encoding uncharacterized protein LOC141573962, producing MDGGGVAERERSELLPDAERLRIAGGDLVKDRLPRVVRGVRDLERRRIASGERLRERLRGNSGVRDLERRRIAGGVRDLDRRRVTGEVRERDRLRVTGDVRDLDLLRVTGDVLDLDLLRVIGEVLLRDRLLVTGGVLDLDLLRVTGGVLERERRRVGVLDLERRRVTGGVLDLDRLRLTGEALDRDLLLVTEVLDLDRLLLTGEVRDLDLRRLTRGVLDLDRR